Genomic window (Cucumis sativus cultivar 9930 chromosome 2, Cucumber_9930_V3, whole genome shotgun sequence):
GTGTCTCTAAATGGTATCAATTATCattaattagaagaaaaaaactttgagattattctaattaattatgcaAAATCAGATTTATGAAGCTAAGAGAGCCGACATTTATTGGATCAAGTGATgcattaaatatattatggaTATATGCAGTAAAGtcatgaaaatttttaatactttGATCTGTCAACTCAAAACCTGCATGTGATTTCATCAAAccatgtttttttctcttttcaaatgggtttaattgaatataatttgatagaattaagtatttttttaatcattaattagtacatcataaacaaataattaatattatcaaTGTGTAGGTCACATGAGAGGTTTAGGTTTATCcaatttcaagtttaaataattgtatcaGTCAATTTATATAGTTGATTGGTGATGCAATATGAATGGCTATTTTCActgtttcattttaaaatcaacttataAATTACTTCAATTAACaaactttaagaaaatttCCACGAACAAGAGGGAAAAAAGATCGAGAAAAGTTAGAAATAGTGAAAAAAGTCATGATATGGTAAATTATCGTAATTAATACAactgtttaaaatatttttatcagtATACAGATGAACACATATATAAGTTTATTGGTGTATATCATttatagaatatgattttttcttttacattttataaatattttagtttaatacaCTATATTTGGAGATGTTCATAATATATCCGTGAATATCTGCAATTAAAATAGGTTAACAGATCATATGCGAGAATTACTCAATGATATTggattatacttttaattttatgtatgTAATATCTATTAGGTTTgggattaaaattaaattttatataattactctttaatttttttaagattcaaataagTACATAATATGTAATTGAAAGTTCTAGAAGACGAGTAATCATTTTATAAAGTTTGATGGGTCTAACTTATAATTCCTTGAAGTTTTATGTCTTTGTCCAAAAAAATCTCCCtacattgttttttatagtttatgttAATCCAATTATCTCAAACTTTTAGGTCAATTAGTTATTAAGAGAGTATCAAAGTAGATCAGTTGACCTTGCATTCTAACTATTGCAATAATCGACAGATTTACTATAGACGTATAGTGGCAATTTAATGCATGCTTCACATCTATATCACAACATCAATACCATTGGCTAGTCTATAACTAAATTtgactttaatttttgtaagattcaatatcaaattctactatttacatgttttttcgtaaaaaaaaactcgtaATACGATTATCGAAAGTTTAGAGATTTGAttaggtaaaaaaataataaatacaaatacaaattttatccTTTGATTGTCATGTATTTACgtgtattataataataataacagcTCATAGCCTATTGTGTGAGTAAacagtatatatataaataagcaTCGATTCATTTGTAACTTTGTAAGGACAGAGGGCAGGGAAAGAGAGCTTTGGGAATGGGAAAACTGGTGATGAGCATTGGGAAAGTATTTTCATGTTTCATAAATACAACAGATTCTTCCACTTCCTGCAACTTATACAGATTGGAAATTGAAGACAGTAATAATTTTGATCAGAAACAGCCATTAATGCCCAAACAAACGACATCAACAACTCATGATCTTCTCGGATTCAAGGATGTGATTACTCATCAAAACGAAACTCTCCCTCTTCAGTTCAACCCCAAGGTCAGATCACATTCCTAACCCCCTTTTCTCCCTCCTCAATCTGCTTCTACTATTGACTCTtggtttttaaactttaaataatggttctttttattttcttttaatctttttcctttttttgttccatgttatgtaatttaatttcgGTTTCTTTAACttcaactttgatttttttttttttttgtcaatgtttttatttttttctatatgtttAGTTCAGTTTGGTTTCTTTTCATGATGAAGATAGTAACTTTTTTAGataccaaaatcataatacGGAAGGTATAGTATACAGTTAGGTAACTCGAGTTTTCCTCGACtctatactatatatatactatacaAGTACTATAATTAGCTAGcttaacaataaaagaaatcatgaaTTTGTTGCTTCATATAGACAAAAGtgaaccaataaaaaaataaaatagtcgaaatagacaaaaagaacacaaaaactaaaagtatgAAGATCTAAAtattactttcatttttatatttggaagtAATTACTTGTACTTGGACTTTCAATTCTCAAAATAAGTTAGATTCTATTTTTTGTGagaaaaatttattaag
Coding sequences:
- the LOC116402031 gene encoding uncharacterized protein LOC116402031 → MGKLVMSIGKVFSCFINTTDSSTSCNLYRLEIEDSNNFDQKQPLMPKQTTSTTHDLLGFKDVITHQNETLPLQFNPKVVVVRVSMHCNGCARRVEKHISKIQGVESWKVDMERETVVVTGDVFPFEVMQCISKVKSVEILEPQV